The following are encoded in a window of Cucurbita pepo subsp. pepo cultivar mu-cu-16 chromosome LG12, ASM280686v2, whole genome shotgun sequence genomic DNA:
- the LOC111806440 gene encoding ribonuclease 2-like isoform X1: protein MIPFIFLLQFTLSVASTPLNDSSADAIISQIKEGREQRELDYFKLTLQWPGTVCKGTDSCCSSNACCNRSGAFADFTIHGLWPDYNDGTWPSCCNGTSFDEKEIHTLLDPLKKYWPSLSCSSSTCHGGKGSFWAHEWEKHGTCSYPVIRDEYSYFLTTLNVFFKYNVTKVLNDAGYLPSNTEKYPLGGIVSAVENAFHVTPSLACSEGALQELRLCFYKDLKPRDCVQTDSQSGIISSNFSCPQYVSLPAYEPSGNIFKLVDSS, encoded by the exons ATGATTCcgttcatctttcttcttcaattcacCCTCTCTGTTGCATCCACTCCCTTGAATGATTCTTCGGCGGATGCGATAATTTCGCAGATCAAGGAGGGACGAGAACAGAGAGAATTGGATTACTTCAAATTGACGCTGCAATGGCCTGGCACTGTCTGCAAGGGCACCGACAGCTGTTGTTCCTCCAACGCATGCTGTAATAG ATCCGGTGCTTTTGCTGACTTTACGATTC ATGGGTTATGGCCTGATTATAATGATGGAACATGGCCTTCATGTTGCAATGGAACAAGTTTTGATGAGAAGGAG ATTCATACCTTACTTGATCCCCTGAAGAAATATTGGCCATCCTTGAGTTGTTCATCTTCAACTTGCCATGGTGGGAAGGGATCATTTTGGGCTCATGAG TGGG AGAAGCATGGAACCTGTTCTTATCCAGTAATTCGTGATGAATACAGTTACTTTTTAACTACTCTCAACgtctttttcaaatataatgtCACT AAAGTTCTGAATGATGCTGGATATCTACCTTCAAATACCGAGAAATATCCTCTTGGAGGAATCGTTTCAGCGGTTGAGAATGCTTTTCATGTCACCCCTTCTTTAGCATGTTCAGAGGGTGCACTGCAGGAACTTCGTTTATGTTTCTACAAGGATCTCAAG CCTCGTGACTGTGTTCAGACAGACTCACAGAGTGGGatcatttcttcaaatttttcgTGTCCCCAATATGTGAGCTTACCAGCATATGAGCCAAGTGGCAATATTTTCAAGCTCGTTGATTCAAGTTAG
- the LOC111806440 gene encoding ribonuclease 2-like isoform X2, which translates to MIPFIFLLQFTLSVASTPLNDSSADAIISQIKEGREQRELDYFKLTLQWPGTVCKGTDSCCSSNACCNRSGAFADFTIHGLWPDYNDGTWPSCCNGTSFDEKEIHTLLDPLKKYWPSLSCSSSTCHGGKGSFWAHEKVLNDAGYLPSNTEKYPLGGIVSAVENAFHVTPSLACSEGALQELRLCFYKDLKPRDCVQTDSQSGIISSNFSCPQYVSLPAYEPSGNIFKLVDSS; encoded by the exons ATGATTCcgttcatctttcttcttcaattcacCCTCTCTGTTGCATCCACTCCCTTGAATGATTCTTCGGCGGATGCGATAATTTCGCAGATCAAGGAGGGACGAGAACAGAGAGAATTGGATTACTTCAAATTGACGCTGCAATGGCCTGGCACTGTCTGCAAGGGCACCGACAGCTGTTGTTCCTCCAACGCATGCTGTAATAG ATCCGGTGCTTTTGCTGACTTTACGATTC ATGGGTTATGGCCTGATTATAATGATGGAACATGGCCTTCATGTTGCAATGGAACAAGTTTTGATGAGAAGGAG ATTCATACCTTACTTGATCCCCTGAAGAAATATTGGCCATCCTTGAGTTGTTCATCTTCAACTTGCCATGGTGGGAAGGGATCATTTTGGGCTCATGAG AAAGTTCTGAATGATGCTGGATATCTACCTTCAAATACCGAGAAATATCCTCTTGGAGGAATCGTTTCAGCGGTTGAGAATGCTTTTCATGTCACCCCTTCTTTAGCATGTTCAGAGGGTGCACTGCAGGAACTTCGTTTATGTTTCTACAAGGATCTCAAG CCTCGTGACTGTGTTCAGACAGACTCACAGAGTGGGatcatttcttcaaatttttcgTGTCCCCAATATGTGAGCTTACCAGCATATGAGCCAAGTGGCAATATTTTCAAGCTCGTTGATTCAAGTTAG